The Ectothiorhodospiraceae bacterium 2226 region CGAATATGCTGTACAGCCTGGTGAACACGAAGCTGCGCAACGAGTACCGCGACCTCGACGAACTGGTGTCGGCGATGGAACTCGACCGCGCGGTGTTGGAGCGGCGGCTGGCGGCGGCGGGTTTCTATTACTGGCCCGAGCTGAACCAATTCCGCGGACAAGCGCCGCAGTAGCGCCGGGGCGGCAACGCCCGCCCCAGCCGGGACCTCAGCGGCCGAACAAGCCGCGCACCCCGTCCCGCACGCCCTCGCGGACTCCCTCGGAGACGCCGCGCCGCGTTTCGCTGCGCGCCTCGTCGGCGGCCTCG contains the following coding sequences:
- a CDS encoding DUF4250 domain-containing protein, whose product is MSLTNYQAMDPNMLYSLVNTKLRNEYRDLDELVSAMELDRAVLERRLAAAGFYYWPELNQFRGQAPQ